In the genome of Hirundo rustica isolate bHirRus1 chromosome 16, bHirRus1.pri.v3, whole genome shotgun sequence, the window ccactcccagctccctgggctgggtCGGTCTGGGTATCCTGAAGGAGCAAGTCCCAAGTTTGGACTCCAGCAGTCCTGAGGAAGGTCGTGGGGTCAGCactggggcaggggaggagcCAAGGCAGAGACATGAACACGGCCAGGGCcaggggagggacaggagcaTGGTCAAGGgtagagaaaaggaaaggacaggGGCAAGGGCAGTGAGAATGAAGGGGCgaagggatggggcaggggcaggcacagcaTCAAAGACAGGGACAGAATCAGGGTCAGGGGTATGGAAGGAtgggccaggagcagggatgagaaTTGCCGTGCTAAGGCGGCTGAGGAACGGGGAGCCCTGTCCACGCTCCTGCCCAGCATCCCAGAAGAAGTTTTTGGGAACTTCCACCACAATCACCTGGTCCCCACCAAGCATTGCCAGTGACCAAATGCCAGGCACCAGGATCCCCCAAACTCCCACTGCTATCAAAGGCTGGTGGGCGCAAGGGAGCGGACATAcaccagggctgcagagggccTGCTACAGAAGTGAGAAACAACCCAAAAATGCCTGCAGTGGGCCCAGGGCCCGGGCTAGGCATCAAGGCCATTGTGCCGCCATGCAAGGCACACAGGAAGTCCCGGACTGGCATTTGCGAATTATTCAGGAACAAAGGGTGGAGCTTCCTTAGTTGCTGAGTGACTGTCTATGAGAGGCCTCGAGGGAGCTCAGTGACCTAGACAGCGAACAGGAGCAGGCAAACAGGGGCATGGCACATCTCTGGGGCGTGAGCACGGCAGTTcgtgcaggcagggcaagcaggcaGGGTTGTAAGCTCTCTTGCTACTATggtgtgctgtgtgttgtttgaggtgtttctgctggctggtTGGTCTTGGGGTTTCTCTTAGTAATGGTTTCAACACGGTCGAAAACTGTGGTTGGTACAAGTGATGTGACCAGGTGGAGCCCTCCAAAAAGGATGTGTttgtacagacccattcctgcctggagtGTTTGAGCTTATCGGTTGTTTCAGGGGATGTTGTGGAGGAGGCGTGCCTGCAGTGTGAACAGGTGAAtgactgtgctggcttgaaggcaaaaccagcgagagactccaagtcagaaaaaacaattaaataggagagaaaaaaaggtaaaataaaataaaataaaacacatgcaatagtacaaaaggtcactgacagagtcagaatacaacctgaaaccgtggtggtagcagtccagatgaagtggtcttgctgaagcagtgatcctgtagaaaggtctggtagaTCTTATCCTCTGtgaatccagtgggtaaggctgcctgtgccgtcccaaatcccagattatagccaggtgggaatgcttggctcctccccctgggtggggcatctcacaatgggctgataccattttatcagtcttgcaatgggtccttgattgcccattaaacagagacagctcccagagggagttatctGTGAGTCATGCAGCGGggcattgatggcccattaacagaagatagtctggagggagggggcaagggaaacactgcccaacctagtttcaacagctcatgtaggtGGTGATAGAACACATAATTTAAgcacatcttacactgtaacctaggacagcGACCTCCTTTTAGGCGCCAAATTTAGGGAGGAAGTTGGAGGATtagggaaagggaaatagaTTGGTGGAGTTCAACCCTTTCATCTTTAAGAGAGGCCCATCAAGATTCAGGGGACTCATTTGCCTCCCACTCCCAGGCAATGGAAGGGCACCCGGTAGATGAAGGGGAGTGGAAATTGGTCCCTGCTTGGGGAGGTAATAAAAACTCCTCCTGACCCCCATCCCCTAGCCAGGTGCCGcttcagaataggtatgagACCCTAGATCTAGAGAGCCAGCCAGATGATTTAAATGATTTAGAGGGAACTTACCTGCCCAGTGAGCCTCCCAATTATGATTCATCTGTAAGACAGAtcacctctaacatcaagaagaaaagagggCTAATGGTAgtaggtgactcccttctgaggggaacagaaggccCCATATGTCACctggacccatcccacagggaggtctgctgcctccctaGGGCCTGGGTACAAAATAccactgagagacttcctgaTTCAaccctctgattattacccactgctgatactccagTCTGGAAGTAATGAGATCGAAAAGAGGGGTGTCAAGGTGATTAAAAGGgactttagggcactgggtcaagtGGTTGATAAGACAGGGGCCcaggtagtgttctgctcagtcctttagtggcagagaaaaaagacgAAAGAAATAGAAGAACTCACATCATTaacaagtggcttaagggttggtgtcatcgacaaaattttggattctttgatcatggggcAATTTTGACGGCACCTGCTCTGTTGGAAGtagatgggatacatctctctgcTAAGGGCAGAAGGTTCTTAGCTCATGACCTGGCAGACCTCATTGAGcgggctttaaactaggtttgaagggggaaggggatgcagctgggctgcctggaagcaggcccaaagTGGTGAGCCTGAGTTAGGGGTGAAATCAGCAGCCCAGCCGAGGTGCACGTACaccaatgcacgcagcatgggtaacagacaggaggagctggaggccatggtgcagcagcaaagctgtgatgtagttgccatcacagaagcgtggtgggatgactcacatggctggagcactgcactcgatggctacaagctcttcaggaGAGACAGCAAAGGGAGAacaggtggaggggtggcctTTATATTAAGAAGGCTTTTGATGCCATaagtattgaaactaatgaagatggagttgaatgcctatgggtaagaattcAGGGGAAAGcaaacaaggctgacatcctactgAGAGTCTTACCATCCACacaaccaggaggaagaggtgggtAACTTATTCcataagcagctggagaatgtttcaggatcatcagcccttattcttgtaggtgacttcaacctgccacacatctgctgggaacttaatacagcagaaaagaggcagtccaggaaatttttggAGTGCATGGAATACaactttttgttgcagctggtgggtgagcccaccaggggagggactatgttagatctgttttttgcaaatagagatgggctggtgggagatgtagTGGTTGGAGGCCTactggggcagagtgatcatgaaattacaGAGTTCTCGATActtggtgaaatcaggaggaacaccagTAAAACTCCTACATTGGATttctggagggcagactttgacctatttaggagacttattcagagagttccttgggaagcagaccttaaaaacaaaggagttcaggaaaggtGGGCGtacttcaaaacagagattttgagggcacaggagcagactgcccctgtgtgccgaaagatgAGTCGATGGGGTAAATGTCCAGCCTGGgtgggcaaggaggttttggagaaacttaggaataaaaagaggatgtatcatctttagaaggagggtcaggtcactcaggaagtatttaagggggctgctagagcatgtagggaaaaaattagggagaccaaagctcagtttgaacttaaaatggcgacttctgtaaaggataataaaaaatgtttctacaaatatattaatggtaaaaggaaaggtaaggccaacctttgttctctattggatgagggagggaataATAACcacagatgaggagaaggcagaagtgcttaatgcctcCTTTGCCTCAGTTCTCAGTGGGAAGACAACctgccttcaagacaactgttctcttgCGTTGGTTGATGGTGCTAGAGAACAGAATGGTCCTCttgttatccaagaggaggcagtcagagaactgctgagatgcttggataccCTAAATCCATGGGCCCAGATGgaatccatcccagggtgatgagggagctggcagatgagcttgaaGACACTCTTCATCATTtaccatcagtcttggctcactggcgaggttccagatgactggaagctggccagtgtgacacccatgcagctgaacatgagccagggtgtgcccaggtggccaagagggccaatggcatcctggcctggatcaggaatagtgtggccagcaggagcagggaggtcattcttcccctgtactctgcgCTGGTCACACCACAcctccagtgctgtgtccagttctgggtcccacagtttaggaaggacgttggGATGCTTgagcgcatccagaggaggcaacgaggccGGTGAaaggcttggagcacaagccatatgaagaacgaccgagggagctggggttgtttagcctggagaaaaggagactcagaggtgaccttatcactctctacaactccctgaaggatggctgtagacagctgggggttggtctctttctccaggcagcactgacaggaggagaggacacagtctcaggctgcatcaagggaaatacaggttggatattaagaaaaagtttcccatggaaagagtgataaaatactggaatggtctgcccagggaggtggtggagtcaccatctctggatgtgtttaaaaaaagattggatgtggcactcagtgccatggtttactTGAGGTGCTAtggcatgggttggactcgatgatcttgaaggtctcttccaacctacacattctgtgaattctgtgaaatGGAACATTGTTGCACTTAGACCCAGAGGCTCACAGCCAGGCTGAGTGGTTTGGGGGTGACATCAGTGAGAAGGGGCCGCACCGGGGCACTGCACCTCTTCCCCGGTCTGCAGGGCTATCTCCAGAGGAACCTGAGGCTGGCAGATCCCTCAGCCAGCGATTCCTTCCCTCAGCTGCCAGTTCCAAGCTGGCTTCCGAGGGTCACGTGCCACCAGGGTCTCTTGTACTGTGATTGTGTGTccaggttttggtagtggaGTGGCTAGAGTAGTGGCTTCTGTAAGAAGCTGCCAGAAACTTCCCCTGTGTCTGGCAGAGCCAGCTCCAGATGGCTCCAGGATGGACCCGCTGCTGGCCAAggcccagctcagcacaggTGGTGGTGATGCCCCGGGGATCAGGGACTTAGgtagaagaaaagagagaagttaCTACGCAGATGTGATTGCACCCAGAGAAGAGCAGcgtgagaatatgtgagaggaacagTCCTGCACACatccagggcagggcaggaggggttGAATCTGcttcaggagctggagctgagattcccctgggATTCTCTGGGGAAGCCCATGGGGAGGCAGCTGTgaccctgcagcccatggagggccTGGGGGTGCGGAGATCCCTGGAGGAGCCCACgccagagcaggggaaggactccaACTCCTCTCCCGAAGCAGCGGCAGAAACACTGGGTAACAGATCATAACCCCTATTCCACATCTCCCCGCACTGCTGgaagggaggaggcagagctgggaaggagggaggtgtggagaaggtggttttgagatcttattttacttctcattatcctgctcagattttgttagtaataaattcagttGATATATCTCtattttgagtttgttttgccCTGAAAATATCTGATGAGGGATCTCACCCAGTCCTTAACTCATGaacattttgctgtattttctctgccctgcccagctgtggagGGCAGTGAGAGGGGCTTTGGCAGGTACCTGGTGTCCAGCCAGGGTCACTCCACCACACAGGTGTTGGCAGTTGCTACAACCGTTGCAATAGCTGTGTTGCAAAGAGCAACTCGGCACGACCTGCCCCCGTGATGCCAAAACAAGGGCGGCCCCTGGCCTCAGggctctctgctctcttccaGGTGACAGCCGGGGTGCGAAAGGGGTGACAGCCACCGGCCACCAAGCACCTGGCCGGAGGGGGTGCCTGCCCACGCGTCCCAGCACCATGCAGGGCAGACACATTCTGGATCCCCACGAGGCGAGACAGGCTGCTGGCATCCACACCCCCGCTGCCACGCACCGATGGCCAGGGAGGGGCCAGCGCGGCTGAACATTAACCCCGGGGCGGTGTCCGGGGCTCCCTGGAGGAGCAGTCCCAGCACCCCAGACACACCCGCAATGAGGGGGCTCCGAGTCCGCTACCAGCTCCTGGTAGGTCCATCGTGGCAGGGTCCCACATGGCAGCGAGGAATGAGctctggggcagtgctgggaggcGCTGGACACGGGGCTGGACAGAGAGGGGGGAGAGTTAGGGGCTGGGGAGGTGGGGGCGGTGCTGGGCACAGGTGGGACCTGCCCCTACTGCCCGCTGCTCCCGAGGATCCAGGCACCCCGGGGGCAGATCTGCATCCCGGGGCTGCGCTCACTCGCCCCCCTTGGCCCCTGAGGGTAGTGGGCAGGGAATTGCTGCCCACCCGCCCTTGGCATGCACCCACAGCCatcctgggctggctgggacacTTGGCACTAGCGGCCTCCAGGACCCCGGCACCTCCCCTACGCCACGCTAAGGGCTCAGCCTGGCCGTGGACAAAGAGGGAAAAGACAAGGCTTCACCTTCTACGGGGGCTGCAGCTGTAGAAGCCTTCCCTGCCTTCTGTTcgtcctcctccttctccaccccttcctccccctcgGGTGGCCGTACACCCTTGAAGTTCCGTGTGCAGCGCTGGCACGGCCTGGCGGGGTGCCAGCCCATGGCACGGCACGGCATCTGGGCCGTCGGGAGCAGCGGGAGTTGGCTCGGCTTCGGCTTCCCGTGGGTTTCGGgccccttctcccagccccgAGACAGAGAAGACGCCCCACGGGGGCAGATtcgggagctgctgctccctcaggcCCGCAGGGACGCTCACCTCCCgctgcccccagcccggccAGGACGAGGACCCGCCCGTGGGATGCGAGGACCCAGCTGGAGAGggccagaggggctgggagggagccccagcagcagctgaggaggagcCGTGCaggctggtgctgagcacaccCAGCAGCATCCTGCGGGACAGGGACATCGACGAGGTGAGGCACCCTCCGGCCTGCACAGGGACCACAGCTCATCTGCCCCGCACCTGCAGCAGTGACCACTGTCCAGTGTCCCCTGCACCTGGGGACAGTCACCTCAGTGGCCTCTTGGGGGAAAGGACGCTTGGGGAGCCATCTCAGAAGGGTTTGCAGGGGGAGAACGCTTGAGGGAAGCATCCCAGGTCGCTGCTGGGAGGGGCGGGGACTTGAGGAGACCCCTTTGGGAAGGCGTTCAAGAGGAGGATGCTTGAGACCACCTCTCGGAAGCTCAGGTAGGTGTCTTGGGAGGCTGCTTGGAGGGATGCTATCTGGGGCCACCTCTCGAAAGGACTCTCGATGAGATCTCTCAGGtttgtgctggggcaggggaggatGCTCAGCCGGTCAGCACCGACTGAGACCACTGTGCCCCAGCTGGGCCCACAGCTGCCCCCGCGCCTGACGCAGCAGCCCTGGCATCTGCTCTACTCCACCGGGCGGGACGGCTTCAGCCTGCGGACGCTCTACcggagcggggcccggccggACTCCCCGGCCCTGCTGCTCATCAGGGACACGGAGGCGCAAGTACGGCCGTGCCCTCCCCAGCCGGGCTGCCCGGTGCCACACGGGGCCTGGGCGCCTCCTCGCTCCGTCGGCCGGCGCTGGGAGCCTCTCTGAACACCGCGCCGCGAGTGGCCCCCTTCTGCCTCCCCAGGCCTTCGGCGCCTTCTCCGCCAGCGCCATTCGCAGCAGCAGCGGCTTCTACGGCACGGGGGAgaccttcctcttctccttctgcCCCGAGCTGAAGGTGCGGCTGCGAGCTGCCAGTCCCGAGTACCGGGCCACGCCTGGGGTCCCCGCGATGCTGGGGGGATCTGGGGTGACGGGGCTGCGCTTGGCCAGACGTGGGGACAGCAGCCGGGGGaccctgtgggcagcaggcgAATCCCAGGCAGTGCGCAGGGAGGGAGGCTCAGGGAAGGGGATCCTGCCCAGCTGGGGGTCGCTGGGTTCCCTCCAGGTGGCAGGGGGGTCTCAGCCCGGCTCTCGGCTGGCAGAATGTGGAGGCAGCCACAGGTTTGGCACCGCTGGGGGCTGCGTGTGTGACGGGGCGTTAGTGGTGACAGCTGCTCCCTGGCCGGGCCCACAGGGCTGTTGGCAGGGATGGATTTGAACCACAGGCTCGGCCAGGTCTTCTTGGCTCAGCAGCCCCCAGCTGGTCCTcgcaggacaggacagggatggggaagctgctccagcccgcGGTCCCCACTGCATCCTGTCCTCATGCAGGTGTTCAGGTGGACGGGCAGGAACGACTTCTTCGTAAAAGGGGATGTGAATCTGCTGATGATCGGTGGGGGCAGGTAGGAACTGCGCCGGCCACTTCAGCCCCGATGGCCATCAGAGCCATCACGGAACCCGGGCTGCTCTGTGGATCTGGGTCCAGGCACCTGGTGATTGTTTGAACCCTAAAACACTGGCACCGGTtgcccagcagcactgggccTTT includes:
- the TLDC2 gene encoding TLD domain-containing protein 2, which produces MRGLRVRYQLLPGQDEDPPVGCEDPAGEGQRGWEGAPAAAEEEPCRLVLSTPSSILRDRDIDELGPQLPPRLTQQPWHLLYSTGRDGFSLRTLYRSGARPDSPALLLIRDTEAQAFGAFSASAIRSSSGFYGTGETFLFSFCPELKVFRWTGRNDFFVKGDVNLLMIGGGSGRFGLWLDGDLHHGGSQPCETFDNETLSHREEFCIQDLEMWGLASPQ